A stretch of Geotrypetes seraphini chromosome 2, aGeoSer1.1, whole genome shotgun sequence DNA encodes these proteins:
- the TUBB6 gene encoding tubulin beta-6 chain isoform X1 has protein sequence MREIVHIQAGQCGNQIGTKFWEVISDEHGIDPAGSYVGDSVLQLERINVYYNESSSQKYVPRAVLVDLEPGTMDSVRSGPFGQLFRPDNFIFGQTGAGNNWAKGHYTEGAELMDSIVDVIRKECEHTDCLQGFQLTHSLGGGTGSGMGTLLISKIREEYPDRIMNTFSVMPSPKVSDTVVEPYNATLSVHQLVENTDETYCIDNEALYDICFRTLKLTTPTYGDLNHLVSSTMSGVTTSLRFPGQLNADLRKLAVNMVPFPRLHFFMPGFAPLTARGSQQYRALTVPELTQQMFDAKNMMAACDPRHGRYLTVATVFRGPMSMKEVDEQMLAIQNKNSSYFVEWIPNNVKVAVCDIAPRGLKMSSTFIGNSTAIQELFKRISEQFSAMFRRKAFLHWFTGEGMDEMEFTEAESNMNDLVSEYQQYQEATANDGEETFEEEEEEINE, from the exons ATGAGGGAGATCGTGCACATCCAAGCCGGCCAGTGCGGTAACCAGATCGGCACCAAG ttTTGGGAAGTTATCAGTGATGAACATGGCATCGACCCAGCAGGAAGCTACGTGGGTGACTCGGTTCTGCAGCTGGAGAGGATTAATGTCTACTACAATGAGTCGTCCT CTCAAAAGTATGTGCCCAGAGCAGTCTTGGTGGATTTGGAACCAGGAACCATGGACAGTGTGCGATCTGGTCCCTTTGGTCAGCTCTTCCGTCCCGACAATTTCATTTTTG GACAAACCGGAGCAGGAAATAACTGGGCCAAAGGACATTACACAGAAGGTGCAGAGCTGATGGACTCAATTGTTGATGTAATAAGAAAAGAATGTGAACACACTGACTGCTTGCAAGGATTCCAACTCACCCATTCCCTGGGAGGCGGAACAGGCTCGGGAATGGGGACACTGCTTATCAGCAAAATACGAGAAGAATATCCAGACAGGATAATGAACACATTCAGCGTCATGCCATCTCCAAAAGTCTCAGACACAGTGGTAGAGCCGTACAATGCAACCTTGTCTGTTCACCAGTTGGTGGAAAACACAGATGAAACGTACTGCATTGACAATGAAGCCCTCTATGATATTTGCTTCCGCACCTTGAAGCTCACAACTCCAACTTATGGGGATCTGAACCACCTAGTGTCATCTACCATGAGTGGGGTCACAACCTCTTTGCGTTTCCCAGGCCAGCTCAATGCCGATCTTCGTAAACTAGCTGTGAATATGGTTCCATTTCCACGCCTGCATTTCTTTATGCCTGGTTTTGCTCCCCTAACAGCCCGTGGCAGCCAGCAGTATCGAGCACTCACTGTTCCAGAACTCACTCAACAGATGTTTGATGccaaaaacatgatggcagcttgTGACCCAAGACATGGAAGGTACTTAACTGTGGCAACCGTCTTCCGAGGCCCCATGTCAATGAAAGAGGTTGACGAGCAGATGCTGGCTATCCAGAATAAAAACAGTAGCTACTTTGTGGAATGGATCCCAAACAATGTCAAAGTCGCAGTCTGCGACATTGCACCACGTGGCCTCAAAATGTCTTCCACCTTCATAGGTAATAGCACAGCCATTCAAGAGCTCTTTAAAAGAATTTCTGAGCAGTTTTCTGCCATGTTCAGAAGAAAGGCTTTCCTCCACTGGTTTACAGGAGAAGGGATGGATGAAATGGAATTTACAGAGGCAGAAAGCAACATGAATGACCTTGTATCAGAGTATCAGCAGTATCAAGAAGCAACAGCCAATGATGGAGAGGAAACAtttgaggaagaggaggaagagatcAATGAATAA
- the TUBB6 gene encoding tubulin beta-6 chain isoform X2 — protein sequence MDSVRSGPFGQLFRPDNFIFGQTGAGNNWAKGHYTEGAELMDSIVDVIRKECEHTDCLQGFQLTHSLGGGTGSGMGTLLISKIREEYPDRIMNTFSVMPSPKVSDTVVEPYNATLSVHQLVENTDETYCIDNEALYDICFRTLKLTTPTYGDLNHLVSSTMSGVTTSLRFPGQLNADLRKLAVNMVPFPRLHFFMPGFAPLTARGSQQYRALTVPELTQQMFDAKNMMAACDPRHGRYLTVATVFRGPMSMKEVDEQMLAIQNKNSSYFVEWIPNNVKVAVCDIAPRGLKMSSTFIGNSTAIQELFKRISEQFSAMFRRKAFLHWFTGEGMDEMEFTEAESNMNDLVSEYQQYQEATANDGEETFEEEEEEINE from the exons ATGGACAGTGTGCGATCTGGTCCCTTTGGTCAGCTCTTCCGTCCCGACAATTTCATTTTTG GACAAACCGGAGCAGGAAATAACTGGGCCAAAGGACATTACACAGAAGGTGCAGAGCTGATGGACTCAATTGTTGATGTAATAAGAAAAGAATGTGAACACACTGACTGCTTGCAAGGATTCCAACTCACCCATTCCCTGGGAGGCGGAACAGGCTCGGGAATGGGGACACTGCTTATCAGCAAAATACGAGAAGAATATCCAGACAGGATAATGAACACATTCAGCGTCATGCCATCTCCAAAAGTCTCAGACACAGTGGTAGAGCCGTACAATGCAACCTTGTCTGTTCACCAGTTGGTGGAAAACACAGATGAAACGTACTGCATTGACAATGAAGCCCTCTATGATATTTGCTTCCGCACCTTGAAGCTCACAACTCCAACTTATGGGGATCTGAACCACCTAGTGTCATCTACCATGAGTGGGGTCACAACCTCTTTGCGTTTCCCAGGCCAGCTCAATGCCGATCTTCGTAAACTAGCTGTGAATATGGTTCCATTTCCACGCCTGCATTTCTTTATGCCTGGTTTTGCTCCCCTAACAGCCCGTGGCAGCCAGCAGTATCGAGCACTCACTGTTCCAGAACTCACTCAACAGATGTTTGATGccaaaaacatgatggcagcttgTGACCCAAGACATGGAAGGTACTTAACTGTGGCAACCGTCTTCCGAGGCCCCATGTCAATGAAAGAGGTTGACGAGCAGATGCTGGCTATCCAGAATAAAAACAGTAGCTACTTTGTGGAATGGATCCCAAACAATGTCAAAGTCGCAGTCTGCGACATTGCACCACGTGGCCTCAAAATGTCTTCCACCTTCATAGGTAATAGCACAGCCATTCAAGAGCTCTTTAAAAGAATTTCTGAGCAGTTTTCTGCCATGTTCAGAAGAAAGGCTTTCCTCCACTGGTTTACAGGAGAAGGGATGGATGAAATGGAATTTACAGAGGCAGAAAGCAACATGAATGACCTTGTATCAGAGTATCAGCAGTATCAAGAAGCAACAGCCAATGATGGAGAGGAAACAtttgaggaagaggaggaagagatcAATGAATAA